A portion of the Acidisarcina polymorpha genome contains these proteins:
- the mtnP gene encoding S-methyl-5'-thioadenosine phosphorylase — protein sequence MQEAEIGIIGGSGLYSMPGLTNVREQRITTPFGDPSDAFVLGSLAGRKVAFLSRHGRGHLLLPSELNFRANVYGMKKLGVERILSVSAVGSLKEEHKPTDFVIPDQFIDRTFHRESTFFGNGIVGHIAFGDPVCAVVGQAIATACESVGVVGKRGGTYVCMEGPQFSTRAESNLYRSWGADVIGMTNLQEAKLAREAEICYATMAMVTDYDCWHESHDAVTVEQVIAVLNQNAANASKVVAAAVAAIPAERNCACGSALQYAILTSPPAISPAAHEKLDLLLGKYFRVKSEA from the coding sequence TTGCAAGAAGCAGAAATCGGCATTATCGGGGGCAGCGGGCTGTATTCCATGCCTGGCCTGACGAACGTTAGAGAACAGCGTATTACAACGCCTTTTGGCGATCCGTCCGACGCCTTTGTTCTGGGCAGTCTAGCCGGACGTAAAGTAGCTTTCCTCTCCCGCCATGGACGTGGCCACCTGCTGCTTCCCTCGGAGCTCAACTTTCGCGCCAATGTCTATGGGATGAAGAAGCTTGGTGTGGAGCGGATCCTGTCGGTCTCGGCGGTGGGCTCGTTGAAGGAAGAGCATAAGCCGACGGACTTTGTGATTCCCGACCAGTTCATTGACCGGACATTTCATCGAGAGTCGACTTTCTTTGGCAATGGCATAGTGGGTCATATCGCTTTCGGCGACCCGGTATGTGCGGTAGTTGGCCAGGCAATCGCCACTGCCTGCGAGAGCGTCGGCGTGGTTGGAAAGCGCGGCGGCACCTACGTCTGTATGGAGGGGCCGCAGTTCTCTACCCGAGCGGAGTCAAACCTCTACCGCAGCTGGGGGGCGGACGTGATTGGCATGACCAATCTGCAGGAAGCCAAACTCGCGCGCGAGGCGGAAATCTGCTACGCGACGATGGCCATGGTCACCGATTATGACTGCTGGCATGAAAGCCACGACGCGGTGACGGTCGAGCAAGTGATTGCCGTCCTGAATCAGAATGCAGCCAATGCGAGCAAGGTGGTGGCGGCGGCCGTGGCGGCCATCCCCGCCGAGCGGAATTGTGCGTGTGGAAGCGCGCTCCAGTATGCGATCCTCACCAGTCCGCCGGCGATCTCTCCAGCTGCTCATGAGAAGCTAGATTTATTGTTGGGCAAATACTTTCGTGTGAAGAGCGAGGCTTAA
- a CDS encoding PfkB family carbohydrate kinase — translation MSILVVGSVAFDSIETPHGRVDHVLGGAATFFSLAASYFTDVRVIGVVGEDFTDENEAVLTRRGVDTRGLEHVEGKSFHWTGSYLKNLNEAQTLKTELNVFETFAPKIPAEYADSDYLFLANIDPVLQAGVRRQMPKVKMVCGDTMNYWIHDHRENLNKVLIGLDALLINDGEAKMLAGEDNLMRAANKILSTGPKTLIIKHGEYGATAFFSEHSFGSQNGSGKPGYTSVPFRAPALPLDAVVDPTGAGDSFAGGFFGYLASQPEVTPAVFKRAMFYGGVMGSFAVEKFGTERLQQLSREEIDQRFARIREISHLD, via the coding sequence ATGTCGATATTAGTGGTAGGCAGTGTTGCATTCGATAGCATTGAAACCCCGCATGGCCGCGTGGACCACGTCCTTGGCGGGGCGGCGACCTTCTTTTCCTTGGCGGCGAGCTACTTTACCGATGTTCGCGTTATAGGGGTAGTGGGAGAGGATTTCACTGACGAGAATGAAGCCGTGCTCACACGCCGCGGGGTGGACACGCGCGGCCTGGAACATGTCGAAGGAAAGAGCTTTCATTGGACCGGCTCCTATTTGAAGAATCTGAATGAAGCCCAAACTCTGAAGACGGAGTTGAACGTCTTCGAGACGTTTGCGCCCAAGATTCCGGCGGAGTATGCAGATAGCGACTATTTGTTTCTGGCCAACATCGATCCAGTCTTGCAGGCAGGCGTGCGCCGTCAGATGCCCAAGGTGAAGATGGTCTGCGGGGACACGATGAATTACTGGATCCACGACCACCGCGAGAACCTGAACAAGGTGCTGATAGGACTTGATGCTCTGCTGATCAATGACGGCGAGGCGAAGATGCTCGCCGGCGAGGACAACTTAATGCGCGCGGCCAACAAGATCCTAAGTACGGGGCCGAAGACGTTGATCATTAAACATGGCGAATACGGAGCGACCGCCTTCTTCAGCGAGCATTCGTTTGGGAGCCAGAACGGAAGCGGCAAACCTGGTTACACGTCCGTTCCATTCCGCGCCCCGGCGCTGCCGCTTGATGCAGTGGTCGATCCAACCGGTGCGGGAGATTCGTTTGCCGGAGGATTCTTTGGCTATCTCGCTTCGCAGCCTGAGGTGACTCCGGCGGTCTTTAAGCGCGCCATGTTCTATGGCGGGGTGATGGGTTCCTTTGCAGTGGAGAAATTCGGCACCGAACGGCTGCAGCAATTGAGCCGGGAAGAGATCGATCAGCGGTTCGCTCGCATTCGCGAGATATCGCACCTTGACTGA